The proteins below come from a single Caulobacter flavus genomic window:
- a CDS encoding flagellar protein FlbA, whose product MTAALKTRPKAAPARPLSPLHRIAARLDEVPAAARKRLVGAGDALADGDFARAESLAAAALPEGGSLALRLIGLTRERAGALPQAFEALREAHLKAPADPDGVRDLARLARRMGQPALAADLLARVRAAAPGDLADAQDLAAVLRDLDRCDEALAIVREAMADAPQAPHLWSLLGSIAAQKGDDADARVFHDEALRLAPRDVPILANAALARLDVGDASAAKAACDAALAAGPTPPQAAAVRLARATARLCLGDLGGWEDYAARLAPERREALAFDIAAPRWTPARPLAGLSLMLVGEQGLGDEVMFGSMIGDALVALGPAGRLTLAVEPRLVPLLARAWPAARVIGHATASLAGRLRRTVPDAGPIQAWAPIGDLLPLLRGTPESFAGAKPFLAPDPARVAHWRIWLESLGPGRKVGILWRSGLMAGLRARRFAPFEAWTPVLATSGAVFVNLQYGEAEPDLARAQALGLAIHRPPGLDLMQDLEGVAALACALDMMIGPMTATSNLAAACGVETWILASNPSWPLLGTTGCPWYSNARAFTPDEADDWAPRLEGLARALAQRLNDMAGALAQRLGLTPAA is encoded by the coding sequence ATGACCGCCGCGCTCAAGACCCGCCCCAAGGCCGCGCCCGCGCGGCCGCTTTCGCCCCTGCACCGGATCGCCGCGCGGCTGGACGAGGTTCCCGCCGCCGCCCGCAAGCGGCTGGTCGGCGCCGGGGACGCGCTGGCGGACGGCGACTTCGCGCGGGCCGAGTCCTTGGCCGCCGCCGCCCTGCCCGAGGGCGGGAGCCTGGCCCTGCGCCTGATCGGCCTGACGCGCGAGCGGGCCGGCGCCCTGCCCCAGGCCTTCGAAGCCCTGCGGGAAGCGCACCTGAAGGCCCCGGCCGATCCCGACGGGGTACGCGACCTGGCCCGGCTGGCCCGCCGCATGGGCCAGCCGGCCCTGGCCGCCGACCTGCTGGCCCGCGTGCGCGCCGCCGCGCCGGGCGACCTGGCCGACGCCCAGGATCTGGCGGCTGTGCTGCGCGACCTGGACCGCTGCGACGAGGCCCTGGCGATCGTGCGCGAGGCGATGGCCGACGCCCCGCAGGCCCCGCACCTGTGGAGCCTGCTCGGCTCGATCGCTGCCCAGAAGGGCGACGACGCCGACGCCCGGGTGTTCCACGACGAGGCCCTGCGGCTGGCGCCGCGCGACGTGCCGATCCTGGCCAATGCCGCCCTGGCCCGCCTCGACGTCGGCGACGCGTCCGCCGCCAAGGCCGCCTGCGACGCCGCGCTGGCCGCCGGGCCGACGCCGCCCCAGGCCGCCGCCGTACGCCTGGCCCGCGCCACCGCCCGCCTGTGCCTGGGCGACCTGGGCGGCTGGGAAGACTACGCCGCCCGCCTGGCGCCCGAGCGGCGCGAAGCCCTGGCCTTCGACATCGCCGCCCCGCGCTGGACGCCCGCCCGGCCCCTGGCGGGACTGTCGCTGATGCTGGTCGGCGAGCAGGGCCTGGGCGACGAGGTGATGTTCGGCTCAATGATCGGCGACGCCCTGGTCGCCCTGGGTCCCGCCGGCCGGCTGACCCTGGCGGTGGAGCCGCGCCTCGTTCCGCTGCTGGCCCGCGCCTGGCCCGCCGCGCGGGTGATCGGCCACGCCACCGCCAGCCTCGCCGGCCGCCTGCGCCGCACCGTTCCCGACGCGGGCCCGATCCAGGCCTGGGCCCCGATCGGCGACCTGCTGCCGCTGCTGCGTGGAACGCCGGAGAGCTTCGCCGGCGCCAAGCCCTTCCTCGCGCCCGATCCGGCCCGCGTCGCCCACTGGCGGATCTGGTTGGAAAGCCTTGGCCCCGGCCGAAAGGTCGGGATCCTCTGGCGCAGCGGCCTGATGGCGGGCCTGCGCGCCCGCCGCTTCGCGCCGTTCGAGGCCTGGACGCCGGTGCTGGCGACAAGCGGCGCGGTGTTCGTGAACCTCCAGTACGGCGAGGCCGAGCCGGACCTGGCCCGCGCCCAAGCTCTGGGCCTGGCGATCCACCGCCCGCCGGGCCTGGACCTGATGCAGGACCTGGAGGGCGTCGCCGCCCTGGCCTGCGCACTGGACATGATGATCGGCCCGATGACCGCCACCAGCAACCTGGCGGCCGCCTGCGGCGTCGAGACCTGGATCCTCGCCTCCAACCCGTCCTGGCCGCTGCTGGGAACGACCGGCTGTCCCTGGTATTCGAACGCGCGAGCCTTCACGCCGGACGAGGCGGATGATTGGGCCCCGAGGCTGGAAGGCCTGGCACGGGCGTTGGCGCAGCGGCTGAACGATATGGCAGGGGCGTTGGCCCAGCGGTTGGGGCTGACACCCGCTGCGTGA
- the rpoB gene encoding DNA-directed RNA polymerase subunit beta, with protein MAQSFTGKKRIRKSFGRIPEAVQMPNLIEVQRSSYEQFLQREVRPGQRRDEGVEAVFKSVFPIKDFNERAVLEYVSYEFEEPKYDVEECIQRDMTFAAPLKVKLRLIVFETEEETGARSVKDIKEQDVYMGDIPLMTDKGTFIVNGTERVIVSQMHRSPGVFFDHDKGKTHASGKLLFAARVIPYRGSWLDFEFDAKDIVYVRIDRRRKLPATTFLYALGMDGEEILTTFYDVVPFEKRSGGWATPYKPERWRGVKPEVALIDADTGEEVAPAGQKISARNAKKLADGGLKTLLLGPEALTGRYLARDAVNFETGEIYAEAGDELDVTTIQALADQGFDTIDVLDIDHVTVGAYMRNTLRVDKNAVREDALFDIYRVMRPGEPPTVEAAEAMFKSLFFDAERYDLSSVGRVKMNMRLEQEVSDEVRVLRKEDVLAVLQLLVGLRDGRGEIDDIDNLGNRRVRSVGELLENQYRVGLLRMERAIKERMSSVDIDTVMPHDLINAKPAAAAVREFFGSSQLSQFMDQTNPLSEITHKRRLSALGPGGLTRERAGFEVRDVHPTHYGRICPIETPEGPNIGLINSLATHARVNKYGFIESPYRRVKDGKPQDEVVYMSAMEESKHVIAQSNIKVDAGEIADDLVPGRINGEPTLLQKETVDLMDVSPRQVVSVAAALIPFLENDDANRALMGSNMQRQAVPLVQSDAPLVGTGMEAVVARDSGAVVIAKRTGVVEQIDGTRIVVRATEETDPARSGVDIYRMSKFQRSNQSTCINQRPLVKVGDKISAGDIIADGPSTELGELALGRNALVAFMPWNGYNFEDSILISERIVRDDVFTSIHIEEFEVMARDTKLGPEEITRDIPNVGEEALRNLDEAGIVAIGAEVQPGDILVGKVTPKGESPMTPEEKLLRAIFGEKASDVRDTSLRLPPGVAGTIVDVRVFNRHGVDKDERALAIERAEIDRLGKDRDDEFAILNRNISGRLKDLLIGKVALSGPKGLQRGEITAEGLAGVASGLWWQIALEDEKAMGELESLRRLFDENRKRLDRRFEDKVDKLQRGDELPPGVMKMVKVFVAVKRKLQPGDKMAGRHGNKGVISRILPIEDMPFLADGTHVDLVLNPLGVPSRMNVGQIFETHLGWACANLGKQITGLLEDWQHGGQKEALVQRLRDVYGPDEELPDTEEDLVELAKNLGKGVPIATPVFDGARMEDIEGHLDMAGVNRSGQSILFDGTTGEQFKRPVTVGYIYMLKLHHLVDDKIHARSIGPYSLVTQQPLGGKAQFGGQRFGEMEVWALEAYGAAYTLQEMLTVKSDDVAGRTKVYESIVRGDDTFEAGIPESFNVLVKEMRSLGLNVELENS; from the coding sequence ATGGCGCAATCCTTCACCGGCAAGAAGCGGATCCGGAAGTCGTTCGGCCGCATTCCCGAGGCTGTGCAGATGCCGAACCTCATCGAGGTTCAGCGCTCCTCCTACGAACAGTTCCTGCAGCGCGAGGTCCGTCCGGGCCAGCGTCGCGACGAGGGCGTCGAGGCGGTCTTCAAGTCGGTGTTCCCGATCAAGGACTTCAACGAGCGCGCCGTGCTCGAATACGTCTCGTACGAGTTCGAAGAGCCCAAGTACGACGTCGAGGAATGCATCCAGCGCGACATGACCTTCGCCGCGCCGCTGAAGGTCAAGCTGCGCCTGATCGTCTTCGAAACCGAGGAAGAAACCGGCGCCCGCTCGGTCAAGGACATCAAGGAGCAGGACGTCTACATGGGCGACATCCCGCTCATGACGGACAAGGGCACCTTCATCGTCAACGGCACCGAGCGCGTCATCGTCTCGCAGATGCACCGTTCGCCGGGCGTGTTCTTCGACCACGACAAGGGCAAGACCCACGCCTCGGGCAAGCTGCTGTTCGCCGCCCGCGTGATCCCGTACCGCGGCTCGTGGCTCGACTTCGAGTTCGACGCCAAGGACATCGTCTACGTCCGCATCGACCGTCGCCGCAAGCTGCCGGCCACGACCTTCCTCTATGCCCTGGGCATGGACGGCGAAGAGATCCTGACCACGTTCTACGACGTCGTCCCGTTCGAAAAGCGCAGCGGCGGCTGGGCCACCCCGTACAAGCCCGAGCGCTGGCGCGGCGTGAAGCCGGAAGTCGCCCTCATCGACGCCGACACCGGCGAGGAAGTCGCTCCGGCCGGCCAGAAGATCAGCGCCCGCAACGCCAAGAAGCTGGCCGACGGCGGTCTGAAGACCCTGCTGCTCGGTCCGGAAGCCCTGACCGGCCGCTACCTGGCCCGTGACGCCGTCAACTTCGAGACGGGCGAAATCTACGCCGAAGCCGGCGACGAGCTGGACGTCACCACGATCCAGGCCCTGGCCGACCAAGGCTTCGACACCATCGACGTGCTCGACATCGACCACGTGACGGTCGGCGCCTACATGCGCAACACCCTGCGCGTGGACAAGAACGCCGTCCGCGAAGATGCGCTGTTCGACATCTACCGCGTGATGCGTCCGGGCGAGCCGCCGACGGTGGAAGCCGCCGAGGCAATGTTCAAGTCGCTGTTCTTCGACGCCGAGCGCTACGACCTGTCGTCGGTGGGCCGCGTGAAGATGAACATGCGCCTCGAGCAGGAAGTCTCGGACGAAGTCCGCGTCCTGCGCAAGGAAGACGTCCTGGCCGTGCTGCAGCTGCTGGTCGGCCTGCGCGACGGCCGCGGCGAAATCGACGACATCGACAACCTCGGCAACCGCCGGGTGCGTTCGGTCGGCGAACTGCTGGAAAACCAATACCGCGTCGGCCTGCTCCGCATGGAGCGCGCGATCAAGGAACGCATGTCGTCGGTCGATATCGACACCGTCATGCCGCACGACCTGATCAACGCGAAGCCCGCGGCCGCCGCCGTCCGTGAATTCTTCGGCTCGTCGCAGCTGTCGCAGTTCATGGACCAGACGAACCCGCTGTCGGAAATCACCCACAAGCGTCGTCTCTCGGCCCTCGGCCCGGGCGGTCTGACCCGTGAGCGCGCCGGCTTCGAAGTCCGCGACGTTCACCCGACCCACTACGGCCGGATCTGCCCGATCGAAACGCCGGAAGGCCCGAACATCGGTCTGATCAACTCGCTGGCCACCCACGCGCGCGTCAACAAGTACGGCTTCATCGAGAGCCCGTACCGTCGCGTGAAGGACGGCAAGCCGCAGGACGAAGTCGTCTACATGTCGGCGATGGAGGAGTCCAAGCACGTCATCGCCCAGTCGAACATCAAGGTCGACGCCGGCGAGATCGCCGACGACCTGGTTCCGGGCCGCATCAACGGCGAACCGACCCTCCTGCAAAAGGAGACGGTGGACCTGATGGACGTGTCGCCGCGCCAAGTCGTGTCGGTGGCCGCCGCCCTGATCCCGTTCCTCGAAAACGATGACGCCAACCGCGCCCTCATGGGTTCGAACATGCAGCGTCAGGCCGTTCCGCTCGTCCAGTCGGACGCCCCGCTCGTGGGCACCGGCATGGAAGCGGTCGTGGCTCGTGACTCGGGCGCCGTGGTCATCGCCAAGCGCACCGGCGTCGTCGAGCAGATCGACGGCACCCGCATCGTCGTGCGCGCCACCGAAGAGACCGATCCGGCCCGCTCGGGCGTCGACATCTACCGGATGTCGAAGTTCCAGCGCTCGAACCAGTCGACCTGCATCAACCAGCGTCCGCTGGTGAAGGTGGGCGACAAGATCAGCGCCGGCGACATCATCGCCGACGGTCCGTCGACGGAGCTGGGCGAACTGGCCCTGGGCCGCAACGCGCTCGTCGCGTTCATGCCCTGGAACGGCTACAACTTCGAAGACTCCATCCTGATCTCCGAGCGCATCGTCCGCGACGACGTCTTCACCTCGATCCACATCGAGGAATTCGAAGTCATGGCCCGCGACACCAAGCTCGGTCCGGAAGAAATCACCCGCGACATCCCGAACGTCGGCGAGGAGGCCCTGCGCAACCTCGACGAAGCCGGCATCGTGGCCATCGGCGCCGAAGTGCAACCGGGCGACATCCTGGTCGGCAAGGTCACGCCGAAGGGCGAAAGCCCGATGACCCCGGAAGAGAAGCTGCTGCGCGCCATCTTCGGCGAGAAGGCCTCGGACGTCCGCGACACCAGCCTGCGCCTGCCCCCGGGCGTCGCCGGCACGATCGTCGACGTGCGCGTCTTCAACCGTCACGGCGTCGACAAGGACGAGCGCGCGCTCGCCATCGAACGCGCCGAGATCGACCGCCTGGGCAAGGACCGCGACGACGAGTTCGCGATCCTGAACCGCAACATCTCGGGCCGCCTGAAGGACCTGCTGATCGGCAAGGTCGCCCTGTCGGGTCCCAAGGGCCTGCAGCGCGGCGAGATCACCGCCGAAGGCCTGGCCGGCGTGGCTTCGGGCCTGTGGTGGCAGATCGCTCTCGAAGACGAGAAGGCGATGGGCGAACTGGAGTCGCTGCGCCGTCTGTTCGACGAGAACCGCAAGCGCCTCGACCGTCGTTTCGAAGACAAGGTCGACAAGCTGCAGCGCGGCGACGAACTGCCCCCGGGCGTCATGAAGATGGTCAAGGTCTTCGTCGCGGTGAAGCGCAAGCTGCAGCCGGGCGACAAGATGGCCGGCCGTCACGGCAACAAGGGCGTCATCTCGCGCATCCTGCCGATCGAGGACATGCCGTTCCTCGCCGACGGCACCCACGTGGACCTCGTGCTGAACCCGCTGGGCGTGCCTTCGCGCATGAACGTCGGTCAGATCTTCGAAACCCACCTGGGCTGGGCCTGCGCCAACCTCGGCAAGCAGATCACCGGTCTGCTCGAGGACTGGCAGCACGGCGGTCAGAAGGAAGCCCTGGTCCAGCGTCTGCGCGACGTCTACGGCCCGGACGAAGAGCTGCCCGACACCGAGGAAGACCTGGTCGAACTGGCCAAGAACCTGGGCAAGGGCGTTCCGATCGCCACCCCGGTGTTCGACGGCGCGCGCATGGAAGACATCGAGGGTCACCTCGACATGGCCGGCGTGAACCGCTCGGGTCAGTCGATCCTGTTCGACGGCACCACCGGCGAGCAGTTCAAGCGTCCGGTCACGGTCGGCTACATCTACATGCTGAAGCTGCACCACCTGGTCGACGACAAGATCCACGCCCGTTCGATCGGTCCGTACTCGCTGGTCACCCAGCAGCCGCTGGGCGGCAAGGCCCAGTTCGGCGGTCAGCGCTTCGGGGAAATGGAAGTGTGGGCTCTGGAAGCCTACGGCGCGGCCTACACCCTGCAGGAAATGCTGACGGTGAAGTCCGACGACGTGGCCGGCCGGACCAAGGTCTACGAGTCGATCGTCCGCGGCGACGACACGTTCGAAGCCGGTATCCCGGAAAGCTTCAACGTGCTGGTCAAGGAAATGCGCTCGCTCGGCCTGAACGTCGAGCTGGAGAACAGCTGA